The Ensifer adhaerens genome contains a region encoding:
- a CDS encoding cupin domain-containing protein: protein MSRSSNPGCRVVRPEGAVAGQQGLNYFEGITAETVGATGLCMHIVTIPPGARAKAHLHESHETAIYVLSGEAWTWFGERLEEHIVARAGEMVYIPAGMPHLPENRSNAPCSAVIARTDPNQRESLVLLPELDQLVPA, encoded by the coding sequence ATGTCTCGATCATCCAATCCGGGCTGTCGCGTGGTTCGTCCTGAAGGCGCCGTGGCCGGCCAGCAGGGGCTCAACTATTTCGAGGGCATTACAGCGGAGACCGTCGGGGCAACCGGGCTCTGCATGCACATCGTCACGATCCCGCCCGGTGCGCGCGCCAAGGCGCATCTGCACGAGAGCCACGAGACGGCGATCTACGTGCTTTCCGGGGAGGCCTGGACCTGGTTTGGCGAGAGGCTTGAGGAGCACATCGTCGCTAGGGCCGGTGAGATGGTCTACATCCCCGCCGGCATGCCGCATCTGCCGGAGAACCGCTCGAACGCGCCCTGTTCGGCCGTCATCGCGCGCACGGATCCGAACCAGCGCGAAAGCCTCGTGCTGCTGCCCGAGCTCGATCAGCTCGTGCCCGCCTGA
- a CDS encoding ABC transporter ATP-binding protein has translation MTSNTASVVSARDLCLTFETADGPVHALTGVNLDVAKGDFVSFIGPSGCGKTTFLRVIADLEKATSGTISVNGMTPEQARNKRAYGYVFQAAALYPWRTIENNIALPLEIMGYSKEEKKARIERTLDLVNLSGFGKKYPWQLSGGMQQRASIARALAFDADLLLMDEPFGALDEIVRDHLNEQLLKLWARTNKTICFVTHSIPEAVYLSTKIVVMSPRPGRVTDVIESPLPRERPLGIRETPEFLEIAHRVREGLRAGHSYDE, from the coding sequence ATGACGTCCAATACCGCATCCGTGGTTTCGGCCCGGGACCTCTGCCTGACTTTCGAAACCGCCGATGGCCCGGTGCATGCACTGACCGGCGTCAACCTGGATGTCGCCAAGGGTGACTTCGTTTCCTTCATCGGTCCGTCCGGCTGCGGCAAGACGACCTTCTTGCGCGTGATCGCCGATCTGGAAAAAGCGACCTCCGGCACGATCAGCGTCAACGGCATGACGCCTGAGCAAGCGCGCAACAAGCGCGCCTATGGCTACGTCTTCCAGGCCGCAGCGCTCTATCCCTGGCGCACCATCGAAAACAACATCGCTCTACCGCTGGAGATCATGGGCTATTCGAAGGAAGAGAAGAAGGCCCGCATCGAGCGCACGCTCGACCTCGTCAACCTCTCCGGCTTCGGCAAGAAATATCCCTGGCAGCTCTCCGGTGGTATGCAGCAGCGCGCCTCCATCGCCCGCGCACTGGCGTTTGATGCCGACCTGCTTCTGATGGACGAGCCCTTCGGCGCGCTCGACGAGATCGTTCGCGACCACCTCAACGAACAGCTCTTGAAGCTCTGGGCCCGCACCAACAAGACGATCTGCTTCGTCACCCATTCGATCCCTGAAGCTGTCTACCTCTCCACCAAGATCGTGGTGATGAGCCCCCGCCCCGGCCGCGTCACCGATGTGATCGAATCGCCGCTGCCGCGCGAACGGCCGCTCGGCATTCGCGAGACACCGGAGTTCCTCGAAATCGCCCATCGCGTCCGCGAAGGCCTGCGCGCGGGACACAGCTATGACGAATAG
- a CDS encoding GNAT family N-acetyltransferase: MTNSIGIRRAEQTDMAACAGILNRWIDATAWMPRVHEHADVERYYAETVFAERIVLLAEDDGEIAGFLSLSDDHHVAALYIDERHRGAGIGARLIDTAKAMSSDELSLWTFEHNRDAQRFYEHQGFEAVRRTDGDNEEQLPDILYRWRGRKVRA; the protein is encoded by the coding sequence ATGACGAATAGCATCGGCATCCGCCGGGCCGAACAGACCGACATGGCCGCCTGCGCCGGCATTCTCAACCGCTGGATCGACGCGACGGCCTGGATGCCGCGGGTGCACGAGCATGCCGATGTCGAACGCTATTATGCCGAGACCGTCTTTGCCGAACGCATCGTGCTCTTGGCAGAGGACGACGGCGAGATCGCCGGCTTCCTTTCCCTCTCTGACGACCACCACGTCGCCGCGCTTTACATCGATGAGCGGCATCGTGGCGCAGGCATTGGCGCCCGGCTGATCGACACCGCCAAGGCGATGTCATCGGATGAATTGAGCCTATGGACCTTCGAACACAATCGTGATGCCCAGCGCTTCTACGAGCACCAGGGCTTCGAGGCTGTGCGGCGGACCGACGGCGACAACGAGGAGCAACTGCCGGATATCCTCTATCGCTGGCGCGGCAGAAAGGTGCGGGCATGA
- a CDS encoding membrane protein, translated as MNLAFGLWMLLATTIFLGGATASRAYVSNNHLGMLLLALGLYVIGNIIMVKLMREGGLGLAISLSAIVQLVMVNVIAFTVFGERLSLTQAAGVLLGIVAMGLMLFPASGKA; from the coding sequence ATGAACCTTGCCTTCGGCCTCTGGATGCTCTTGGCAACGACGATCTTCCTCGGTGGCGCGACCGCCTCGCGCGCCTATGTCTCCAACAACCACCTCGGCATGCTCTTGCTTGCACTCGGGCTCTACGTGATCGGCAACATCATCATGGTGAAGCTCATGCGCGAGGGCGGCCTCGGCCTGGCAATCTCGCTGTCGGCGATCGTGCAGCTCGTTATGGTCAATGTCATCGCCTTCACCGTGTTCGGCGAACGATTGAGCCTCACGCAGGCCGCCGGCGTGCTTCTCGGCATCGTCGCAATGGGCCTGATGTTGTTCCCCGCAAGCGGAAAGGCGTGA
- a CDS encoding ABC transporter permease, whose protein sequence is MQEPSFFRDKLVPVGTVVLLLIAIWYVAVVFLNAPFERDTAARAGTEISFSEIVRNTMAQERPVLPAPHQVIAEIWDTTFNKAITSKRSLVYHAWITLSATLLGFGIGAALGILLAVGIVHNRAMDRSLMPWVIASQTIPILAIAPMIIVVLNAIGISGLLPKALISTYLSFFPVVVGMVKGLRSPETIQLDLMHTYNASPSQTFWKLRWPSSMPYLFTSLKVAVAISLVGAIVGELPTGAVAGLGARLLAGSYYGQTVQIWAALFMAAALAAVLVMIVGFAHTAVLKRMGAKP, encoded by the coding sequence ATGCAGGAACCAAGTTTCTTCAGGGACAAGTTGGTGCCGGTCGGCACCGTCGTCCTGCTGCTGATCGCCATCTGGTATGTCGCGGTCGTCTTCCTCAACGCCCCCTTCGAGCGTGATACGGCAGCCCGCGCCGGCACCGAGATCAGCTTCTCTGAGATCGTGCGCAACACCATGGCGCAGGAACGTCCGGTACTGCCGGCACCGCACCAGGTGATCGCCGAGATCTGGGACACCACCTTCAACAAGGCAATCACCTCGAAGCGCAGCCTCGTCTACCACGCCTGGATCACGCTTTCGGCAACCCTTCTCGGCTTCGGCATCGGCGCCGCCCTCGGCATCCTCCTGGCAGTCGGCATCGTGCACAACCGCGCCATGGACCGCTCGCTGATGCCCTGGGTCATCGCCAGCCAGACGATCCCGATCCTCGCGATTGCGCCGATGATCATCGTCGTCTTGAACGCCATCGGCATTTCCGGACTTTTGCCGAAGGCACTGATCTCGACCTATCTCTCCTTCTTCCCGGTCGTCGTCGGCATGGTGAAGGGCCTGCGCAGCCCGGAAACGATCCAGCTCGACCTCATGCACACCTACAATGCCTCCCCGTCGCAGACTTTCTGGAAGCTGCGCTGGCCGTCGTCGATGCCCTACCTCTTCACCTCGCTGAAGGTTGCCGTCGCCATCTCGCTGGTCGGCGCCATCGTCGGCGAATTGCCGACCGGTGCGGTCGCAGGTCTTGGTGCCCGGCTGCTGGCCGGCTCCTACTATGGCCAGACGGTGCAGATCTGGGCCGCTCTCTTCATGGCGGCAGCCCTTGCGGCCGTTCTCGTCATGATCGTCGGCTTTGCCCACACCGCCGTCCTGAAGCGCATGGGAGCCAAGCCATGA
- a CDS encoding ABC transporter permease encodes MNLPVLAAAIIFWLAAWAFNEWLVRQNFRSAAANSAARFAVPVIFGITILVLWEGIVRGFQVPSVLLPAPSMIWQKLINSLPTLGADFRQTFLKAVLIGYALGCGLGFAVAILIDRSPFLQKGLLPLGNFVSALPVIGVAPIMVMWFGFDWQSKVAVVVIMTFFPMLVNTVAGLAAASHMERDLMRTYAASWWQTLVKLRLPAAWPFIFTALKINSTLALIGAIVAEFFGTPIVGMGFRISTEVGRMNVDMVWAEIAVAAVAGSAFYGVVALIERAVTFWHPSIRGGRA; translated from the coding sequence ATGAACCTTCCCGTCCTTGCCGCCGCGATCATCTTCTGGCTCGCCGCCTGGGCCTTCAACGAATGGCTGGTGCGCCAGAACTTCCGGAGCGCGGCCGCAAACAGCGCCGCCCGCTTCGCCGTGCCGGTGATCTTCGGCATCACTATCCTGGTTCTCTGGGAAGGCATCGTCCGCGGCTTCCAGGTCCCCTCCGTGCTTTTGCCGGCACCCTCGATGATCTGGCAAAAGCTGATCAATTCGCTGCCGACGCTTGGGGCCGATTTCCGCCAGACCTTCCTGAAGGCAGTGTTGATCGGCTATGCGCTCGGCTGCGGCCTCGGCTTCGCCGTTGCGATCCTGATCGACCGTTCGCCCTTCCTGCAGAAAGGCCTTCTGCCACTCGGCAATTTCGTTTCGGCCCTTCCCGTCATCGGAGTAGCCCCGATCATGGTCATGTGGTTCGGCTTCGACTGGCAGTCGAAGGTCGCCGTCGTCGTCATCATGACCTTCTTCCCGATGCTGGTGAACACGGTTGCCGGCCTTGCCGCCGCCAGCCACATGGAACGCGACCTGATGCGCACCTACGCCGCCTCCTGGTGGCAGACGCTGGTCAAATTACGCCTGCCGGCCGCCTGGCCGTTCATCTTCACCGCGCTCAAGATCAATTCGACGCTGGCGCTGATCGGCGCCATCGTCGCCGAGTTCTTCGGGACCCCCATCGTCGGCATGGGGTTCCGGATTTCCACGGAAGTGGGACGCATGAATGTCGACATGGTCTGGGCCGAGATCGCCGTTGCGGCGGTCGCCGGTTCCGCCTTCTACGGCGTGGTCGCACTCATCGAGCGCGCCGTCACCTTCTGGCATCCCTCCATTCGCGGAGGGCGCGCCTGA
- a CDS encoding ABC transporter substrate-binding protein has product MNKRLASLLAAGVFSLAAFQAEAAEKVTLQLKWVTQAQFAGYYVAKDKGFYEEEGLDVDIKPGGPDIAPAQVIAGGGADVIVDWMPSALATREKGVPLVNIAQPFKKSGMMLTCLKETGVTSPDKFKGQTLGVWFFGNEYPFLSWMAHLKIPTDGGPNGVTVLKQGFNVDPLIQKQAACISTMTYNEYWQVIDAGIKTDDLVTFKYEDQGVATLEDGLYVLEDKLKDPAFKDKMVKFVRASMKGWKYAEQNPDEAADIVLENDSTGAQTEKHQKRMMSEVAKLTAGSNGSLDEADYKRTVQSLLSGGSDPVISKEPEGAWTHEITDAALK; this is encoded by the coding sequence ATGAACAAAAGACTTGCATCGCTTCTCGCCGCAGGCGTCTTTTCGCTCGCAGCGTTCCAGGCTGAAGCTGCCGAAAAGGTGACGCTGCAGCTGAAGTGGGTGACCCAGGCGCAGTTTGCCGGCTACTACGTCGCCAAGGACAAAGGCTTCTACGAAGAAGAAGGCCTCGACGTCGACATCAAGCCCGGCGGTCCGGACATCGCCCCGGCCCAGGTGATCGCCGGCGGCGGCGCCGACGTTATCGTCGACTGGATGCCGTCGGCCCTTGCCACCCGCGAAAAGGGCGTGCCGCTCGTCAACATTGCCCAGCCGTTCAAGAAATCCGGCATGATGCTGACCTGCCTGAAGGAAACCGGCGTCACCAGCCCGGACAAGTTCAAGGGTCAGACGCTTGGCGTGTGGTTCTTCGGCAACGAGTATCCGTTCCTCTCCTGGATGGCGCACCTGAAGATCCCGACCGACGGCGGCCCGAACGGCGTGACCGTCCTGAAACAGGGCTTCAACGTCGACCCGCTGATCCAGAAGCAGGCAGCCTGCATCTCCACCATGACCTATAACGAGTACTGGCAGGTCATCGATGCCGGCATCAAGACGGACGACCTGGTGACCTTCAAGTATGAAGACCAGGGCGTGGCGACGCTCGAAGACGGCCTGTACGTACTTGAGGACAAACTCAAGGATCCCGCCTTCAAGGACAAGATGGTCAAGTTCGTCCGTGCCTCGATGAAGGGCTGGAAATATGCCGAGCAGAACCCGGACGAGGCCGCCGATATCGTTCTTGAAAACGATTCCACCGGCGCCCAGACGGAGAAGCACCAGAAGCGCATGATGAGCGAAGTGGCAAAGCTCACCGCCGGCTCCAACGGCTCGCTCGACGAAGCAGACTACAAACGCACCGTGCAGTCGCTGCTTTCGGGTGGTTCCGATCCCGTGATTTCCAAGGAGCCCGAGGGCGCCTGGACACATGAGATCACCGACGCCGCGCTGAAATAG
- a CDS encoding efflux RND transporter periplasmic adaptor subunit — MAQKVLPVLSVCAAMTLGSLSFARAEEAAQPKPAPSLPSIVVTTAVDQSISDRVVATGTIQAVEQVYVAPMVDGLSIRTLNVDVGDTVEAGSVLVVLNDDALRLQKSELEASLAKAEAGLAQLNAQLSETKANNDEAKRVSDRAAELSKNGTVSTAEADRVRALAIATHARVLSAEQAVAVASADIKVAEAQIDDIDLRLARTEVKAPVAGVISAKNAKVGAIATGNSDPLFAMIRDGAIEMKADVAEADIIKLAVGQPAVVTLAGGNTKVEGKIRLIAPTVDPVSRLGTVFISLMDTEKARAGMYASALITAEQKQTVVLPQTAVTNENGRTIVRKVENGVIRILPVKTGISDGKFIEVLEGLKAGEEVVARAGAYVRDGDRINPVKSAASATN; from the coding sequence ATGGCTCAAAAAGTATTGCCTGTCCTTAGCGTGTGCGCTGCGATGACCCTTGGTTCGCTTTCCTTCGCCCGGGCGGAGGAAGCAGCGCAACCGAAACCAGCACCGAGCTTGCCCTCCATCGTCGTGACGACGGCGGTCGACCAGTCGATCAGCGACCGGGTGGTCGCGACCGGCACCATCCAGGCCGTCGAGCAGGTCTATGTCGCCCCGATGGTCGACGGCCTCTCCATCCGCACGCTCAATGTCGATGTCGGCGACACGGTCGAGGCCGGCAGCGTTCTCGTGGTTCTCAACGACGACGCGCTTCGCCTGCAAAAAAGCGAACTCGAAGCCTCGCTTGCCAAGGCCGAGGCCGGGCTTGCCCAGTTGAACGCCCAACTCAGCGAAACCAAAGCCAACAACGACGAGGCCAAACGCGTCAGCGACCGTGCGGCCGAACTCTCCAAGAACGGCACCGTCTCGACGGCCGAGGCCGATCGCGTCCGGGCGCTCGCGATCGCGACGCATGCCCGTGTGCTTTCGGCCGAACAGGCCGTTGCCGTGGCCAGTGCCGACATCAAGGTCGCCGAAGCGCAAATCGACGACATCGACCTGCGCCTCGCCCGAACCGAGGTCAAGGCACCGGTCGCAGGTGTCATCTCGGCCAAGAATGCCAAGGTCGGCGCGATCGCCACCGGTAACAGCGACCCGCTCTTCGCCATGATCCGCGACGGTGCCATCGAGATGAAAGCCGACGTCGCCGAAGCCGATATCATCAAGCTCGCCGTCGGCCAGCCGGCCGTCGTGACGCTTGCCGGCGGCAACACCAAGGTCGAAGGCAAGATCCGCCTGATCGCTCCGACGGTCGATCCCGTCAGCCGCCTCGGCACCGTCTTCATCAGCCTGATGGACACCGAGAAGGCACGCGCCGGCATGTATGCGAGCGCGCTGATCACCGCCGAACAGAAGCAGACGGTGGTCCTGCCGCAAACGGCCGTTACCAATGAGAACGGCCGCACCATCGTTCGCAAGGTCGAAAACGGCGTCATCCGCATCCTGCCGGTCAAGACAGGGATTTCCGACGGCAAGTTCATCGAAGTCCTCGAGGGCCTGAAGGCCGGGGAGGAAGTGGTAGCGAGAGCCGGCGCCTATGTCCGCGACGGTGACCGCATCAACCCCGTCAAGTCCGCCGCATCAGCGACCAACTGA
- a CDS encoding efflux RND transporter permease subunit, translating to MNFSAWSIRNPIAPILFFVVLMVLGYQSFVSLPITRFPNIDVPIVSINVTQSGASPAELETQVTKEVEDAVASVTGVDHIQSTINDGTSTTAVIFRMEVPTAQAVQDVKDAIDRIRSDLPTSIEEPIVSKVDVEGQAIQTFSVSAPGMSLEELSWFVDDVIKREIQGKKGIGRVDRYGGADREVRVELNEDKLNSLGITAADVNGQLRRMNMDLGSGRGQVGGSEQAIRTLGDTRNVEQLANTMISVPSGRFVRLSDLGTVTDTYEEPRSFSRFNGNPGVTFAVFRAKGASEVSVAETVAKSLEKIRAANPDVTIEMVDDSVYFTYGNYEAALHTLMEGALLAVIVVMLFLRNWRATLISAVALPLSAIPTFWVMDLLGFSLNLVSFLAMTLATGILVDDAIVEIENIERHIHMGKSPYRASIEAADEIGLAVIATTFTIIAVFVPVSFMPGIPGQYFIQFGLTVAVAVFFSLLVARLITPVMAAYLMRPSDAGSDHHDRDGFMMRNYTRLVVATTKHWYTRYLTLLAAIVFSVGSVFALVLFVPGSFLPPEDASRVSLSIELPPDAMLEDTDRTTTEIYDRIKDIEGVDNIFVLGGASPKGDLELRRATVTVLLKKLDQSLVNKIVNDVIGRTPVIGAYLPKMPPAGRIIPQSQIEKEIFARVRDIPDVRVIKLNDRGERDLSFNLLSNNEADLDQAVATLEGKLRSDSLLANVSPDGALPRPELQIRPRDEQMSRLGITTAQISEVIRVATIGDIDAALTKIALDGRLIPIRVQINRDFRTDIAAIRNLKITTAAGATVPLSSVADINYSEGPSSIKRYDRNRVVSLGADLPVGVALNTASERFKQIAGQADLPKSVQFLESGDAEVQAEMQQSFGNAMLLGLMLVLVVLILLFKDVIQPFTILFSLPLAIGGVAAALILTQNALSMPVLIGILMLMGIVTKNAILLVDFGIEMMHHGMDRQVAMIEAGRKRARPIIMTSIAMSAGMLPSALGVGEGGSFRAPMAIAVIGGIIVSTVLSLVIVPSFFLIMDDLSRLLARIFGRFVGKKDEENLPLDREALTDLVHEQGKTIEGLEDRLKTLETDQTKGRSGGKVINHPALAAE from the coding sequence ATGAACTTCTCAGCCTGGTCCATACGCAATCCGATCGCTCCGATCCTCTTCTTCGTCGTCCTGATGGTGCTGGGCTACCAGTCCTTCGTGTCGTTGCCGATCACCCGCTTCCCCAATATCGACGTCCCGATCGTCTCGATCAACGTGACGCAGAGCGGCGCCTCTCCGGCCGAGCTCGAAACCCAGGTCACCAAGGAAGTCGAGGACGCGGTCGCAAGCGTCACCGGCGTCGATCATATCCAGTCGACGATCAACGACGGTACCTCGACCACCGCCGTCATTTTCCGCATGGAAGTGCCTACGGCCCAGGCGGTGCAGGACGTCAAGGACGCGATCGACCGTATCCGCAGCGACCTGCCGACCTCGATCGAAGAACCGATCGTCTCCAAGGTCGACGTCGAGGGCCAGGCGATCCAGACCTTCTCCGTGTCCGCGCCGGGCATGTCGCTCGAAGAACTCTCCTGGTTCGTCGACGACGTCATCAAGCGTGAGATCCAGGGCAAGAAGGGCATCGGCCGCGTCGACCGTTACGGCGGCGCCGACCGCGAAGTCCGGGTCGAACTCAACGAAGACAAGCTGAATTCGCTCGGCATCACCGCCGCCGACGTCAACGGCCAGCTGCGCCGCATGAACATGGACCTCGGCTCCGGCCGTGGTCAGGTCGGCGGCAGCGAGCAGGCGATCCGTACGCTGGGCGATACCCGCAATGTCGAGCAGCTCGCCAACACGATGATCTCGGTGCCGAGCGGCCGCTTCGTGCGCCTGTCCGATCTCGGCACGGTCACCGATACCTATGAGGAACCGCGTTCCTTCTCGCGCTTCAACGGCAACCCCGGCGTGACCTTCGCGGTCTTCCGCGCGAAGGGCGCCTCGGAAGTCAGCGTCGCCGAGACGGTCGCAAAGTCGCTCGAAAAGATCCGCGCGGCGAACCCCGACGTCACCATCGAGATGGTCGACGATTCCGTCTACTTCACCTACGGCAACTACGAGGCGGCGCTGCACACGCTGATGGAAGGCGCGCTGCTCGCCGTCATCGTCGTCATGCTCTTCCTGCGCAACTGGCGGGCAACGCTGATTTCCGCCGTGGCCCTGCCGCTGTCGGCGATCCCGACCTTTTGGGTCATGGACCTGCTCGGCTTCTCGCTGAACCTCGTCAGCTTCCTGGCGATGACGCTCGCAACCGGTATTCTCGTCGACGATGCGATCGTCGAGATCGAGAACATCGAGCGGCACATCCATATGGGCAAATCGCCCTATCGCGCCTCGATCGAAGCGGCGGACGAAATCGGCCTTGCCGTTATCGCGACGACCTTCACCATCATCGCGGTCTTCGTGCCCGTATCCTTCATGCCGGGCATTCCCGGCCAGTACTTCATCCAGTTCGGTCTGACGGTCGCCGTCGCGGTGTTCTTCTCACTGCTCGTCGCGCGTCTGATCACGCCTGTGATGGCCGCCTATCTGATGCGCCCGTCGGACGCCGGCAGTGATCATCATGACCGGGACGGCTTCATGATGCGCAACTATACGCGCCTTGTGGTCGCCACCACGAAGCACTGGTACACCCGCTACCTGACGCTGCTTGCGGCCATCGTCTTCTCGGTTGGTTCTGTCTTCGCGCTCGTCCTCTTCGTGCCCGGCAGCTTCCTGCCGCCGGAAGACGCCTCGCGCGTCAGCCTGTCGATCGAGCTGCCGCCGGACGCCATGCTCGAGGACACCGACCGCACCACCACCGAGATCTACGATCGGATCAAGGATATCGAAGGCGTCGACAACATCTTCGTACTTGGCGGCGCTTCGCCGAAGGGCGACCTGGAACTGCGCCGCGCGACGGTGACGGTGCTTCTCAAGAAGCTCGACCAGTCGCTCGTCAACAAGATCGTCAATGACGTCATCGGTCGCACGCCGGTGATCGGCGCGTACCTGCCGAAGATGCCGCCTGCCGGCCGCATCATCCCGCAGTCGCAGATCGAGAAGGAAATCTTCGCTCGCGTCCGTGACATTCCGGATGTGCGGGTGATCAAGCTCAACGACCGCGGTGAGCGCGACCTCTCCTTCAACCTGCTCTCCAACAACGAGGCCGATCTCGACCAGGCGGTGGCGACGCTGGAAGGCAAGTTGAGGAGCGACTCGTTGCTGGCCAATGTCAGCCCGGATGGCGCCCTTCCCCGTCCGGAACTGCAGATCCGTCCGCGGGACGAGCAGATGTCGCGCCTCGGCATCACCACCGCGCAGATCTCCGAGGTGATCCGTGTCGCCACCATCGGCGATATCGACGCGGCGCTGACCAAGATCGCCCTCGACGGGCGGCTGATCCCGATCCGCGTGCAGATCAACCGCGACTTCCGCACGGATATCGCCGCGATCCGCAATCTGAAGATCACGACCGCCGCCGGCGCCACCGTGCCGCTGTCGAGCGTTGCCGACATCAACTATTCGGAAGGCCCGAGCTCGATCAAGCGCTACGATCGCAACCGCGTCGTATCGCTCGGCGCGGATCTCCCGGTCGGTGTTGCGCTCAACACCGCCTCGGAGCGCTTCAAGCAGATCGCCGGCCAGGCCGATCTGCCGAAGTCCGTGCAGTTCCTCGAAAGCGGCGACGCCGAGGTGCAGGCGGAAATGCAGCAGAGCTTCGGCAACGCCATGCTGCTCGGCCTGATGCTGGTGCTGGTGGTGCTGATCCTCTTGTTCAAGGACGTGATCCAGCCCTTCACCATCCTGTTCTCGCTGCCGCTCGCAATCGGCGGCGTGGCGGCCGCGCTGATCCTGACACAGAACGCGCTATCCATGCCGGTTCTGATCGGAATCCTGATGCTGATGGGTATCGTCACGAAGAACGCGATCCTGCTCGTCGACTTCGGTATCGAGATGATGCATCACGGCATGGACCGGCAGGTCGCCATGATCGAGGCCGGCCGCAAGCGCGCCCGCCCGATCATCATGACCTCGATCGCCATGTCGGCGGGCATGCTGCCCTCCGCGCTCGGCGTCGGCGAAGGCGGCTCGTTCCGCGCCCCGATGGCGATCGCCGTGATCGGCGGCATCATCGTCTCGACGGTGTTGAGCCTCGTGATCGTGCCGTCGTTCTTCCTGATCATGGACGACCTCTCGCGACTGCTCGCCCGCATCTTCGGCCGCTTCGTCGGCAAGAAGGACGAGGAAAACCTGCCGCTCGACCGCGAGGCCCTCACCGATCTGGTGCATGAGCAAGGCAAGACGATCGAAGGCCTGGAAGACCGGCTGAAGACGCTGGAAACGGACCAGACCAAGGGACGGTCCGGCGGCAAGGTCATCAACCACCCGGCGCTCGCTGCCGAGTAG
- a CDS encoding Crp/Fnr family transcriptional regulator produces MKTLRLNSNDRAVLLGSCFFEKLPAAASSAILDDVVVSTHEEHDILFGQGEALDQVFLVLSGLVRLYRLGKDGREADIAVFPKGELFGESAMFLGNRATANAQAIETTMLARIDSRRLRKLAEQTPEIADALMQLLCRHAQMAEDCLAEDRLLTAPQRVASYILGNCPDGITNFSFRLPFQKNVLAGKLGLAPEALSRAFSALRRSGVTVKGRVIEIHDRQALERF; encoded by the coding sequence ATGAAGACGTTGCGATTGAACTCGAACGACAGGGCGGTGCTGCTCGGCTCCTGCTTTTTCGAAAAGCTGCCGGCGGCGGCGTCGAGCGCCATTCTCGATGATGTCGTGGTTTCCACCCACGAGGAGCACGACATCCTCTTTGGCCAGGGCGAGGCACTGGACCAAGTCTTCTTGGTCCTCTCCGGTCTGGTGCGGCTCTACCGGCTGGGCAAGGACGGGCGCGAGGCGGATATCGCCGTCTTCCCGAAAGGCGAACTTTTCGGCGAAAGCGCCATGTTCCTTGGCAACCGCGCCACCGCCAACGCCCAGGCGATCGAGACGACTATGCTTGCGCGCATCGACAGCCGCAGGCTTCGCAAGCTGGCCGAACAGACGCCCGAGATCGCCGACGCACTGATGCAGCTTTTGTGCCGGCACGCGCAAATGGCGGAGGATTGCCTGGCCGAAGACCGGCTGCTCACGGCACCGCAGCGGGTCGCGAGCTATATCCTCGGCAATTGCCCCGATGGCATCACCAACTTTTCCTTCCGCCTGCCCTTCCAGAAGAATGTGCTGGCCGGCAAGTTGGGCCTGGCGCCCGAGGCACTGTCTCGCGCCTTCTCGGCCCTTCGCCGCTCCGGCGTCACCGTCAAGGGCCGCGTCATCGAGATCCATGACCGGCAGGCGCTGGAGCGCTTCTGA
- the ureG gene encoding urease accessory protein UreG yields MASKNGPLRVGIGGPVGSGKTALTDKLCKAMREKYSVAVVTNDIYTKEDAEALVRMQALPSDRIVGVETGGCPHTAIREDATINLQAIADLNRRIPDLDVVFIESGGDNLAATFSPDLADLTIYVISVCQGEEIPRKGGPGITKSDLLVINKKDLAPYVGADLDVMQRDATRMRAEKPFVFTDMKRGDGINRIVDFLTLHGGL; encoded by the coding sequence ATGGCATCGAAGAACGGTCCCCTTCGCGTCGGCATCGGCGGGCCGGTGGGCTCGGGCAAGACGGCGCTGACCGACAAGCTCTGCAAGGCGATGCGAGAGAAGTACTCCGTCGCTGTCGTCACCAACGATATCTACACCAAGGAAGATGCCGAGGCGTTGGTGCGCATGCAAGCGCTGCCCTCCGATCGCATCGTCGGGGTGGAGACCGGTGGATGCCCGCATACGGCGATCCGCGAGGACGCCACGATCAATCTGCAGGCGATCGCTGATCTCAACCGCCGCATCCCCGATCTCGATGTCGTCTTCATCGAATCCGGCGGTGACAATCTTGCGGCGACCTTTTCGCCTGATCTCGCTGACCTGACGATCTATGTCATCTCGGTCTGCCAGGGCGAGGAAATCCCGCGCAAGGGCGGGCCGGGCATCACCAAATCGGACCTTCTGGTCATCAACAAGAAGGATCTGGCGCCCTATGTCGGGGCCGATCTCGACGTGATGCAGCGGGATGCGACGCGCATGCGGGCGGAAAAGCCCTTCGTCTTTACCGACATGAAGCGCGGCGACGGCATCAACCGGATCGTCGATTTCCTGACGCTGCACGGCGGCCTCTGA